The Sporosarcina luteola genome contains a region encoding:
- a CDS encoding ABC transporter ATP-binding protein, translating to MFIDIQNLSFSYSNSPANAVEDFTLTINKGEIISILGRSGSGKSTILRLIAGLEMPKGGSFSLGEKTIFNNHIFVQPEKRGIGMVFQDYALFPHMSVQDNVLFGLPKMSRNDKLNRVEEVLELVELEGYEKRYPHQLSGGQQQRVALARALAPQPELILLDEPFSNLDTELLVKIREDLRRILKKANITAIFVTHNQNDAHVLADRIVKIKDGVIDQVGRPCDLLGSSTDADGNIELVLEKELINV from the coding sequence ATGTTTATTGATATACAAAATTTGAGTTTCTCTTATTCCAACTCACCTGCAAATGCAGTCGAAGATTTCACGCTAACAATAAACAAGGGTGAAATAATCTCCATTCTTGGGCGTAGCGGAAGTGGAAAAAGCACAATTCTTCGACTGATTGCCGGACTTGAGATGCCGAAAGGCGGTTCATTTTCGTTAGGCGAAAAAACAATATTTAACAACCACATATTCGTCCAACCCGAAAAGCGCGGCATCGGCATGGTGTTTCAAGACTATGCGCTCTTCCCGCATATGAGTGTTCAAGATAACGTATTATTCGGGCTCCCTAAAATGAGCCGTAATGATAAGTTGAATCGTGTGGAGGAAGTATTGGAACTCGTTGAACTAGAAGGTTATGAAAAACGGTATCCGCATCAGCTAAGCGGCGGTCAGCAACAACGTGTGGCACTTGCACGGGCACTTGCACCGCAGCCTGAGCTCATTCTTTTGGATGAACCTTTCAGTAATCTTGACACCGAGCTCCTTGTTAAAATACGTGAAGACCTTCGCCGGATATTAAAGAAGGCCAACATAACCGCAATCTTCGTTACACACAATCAAAATGATGCGCACGTACTCGCGGATCGAATCGTGAAGATCAAAGACGGTGTAATTGACCAAGTCGGCCGTCCTTGCGACTTGTTGGGCAGTTCAACGGATGCAGATGGCAATATTGAACTAGTGCTTGAAAAAGAACTCATAAATGTATGA
- a CDS encoding ABC transporter permease, with the protein MNRRMANVNGWTIGAVLIITLLFVPNFSIVGGVFTPASENWGHIREFMLLNYIKSSLTLVFFTALFTVAIGLSLAWLIAQYDFPLRNFMKWSLILPLSIPPFIGAYTYHGILNYTGIVQKTLRNHFDVTVNQTYFDIMNVPGAIFIYTIFLYPYVYMITRIFLSNQAASLVESARTLGKGPMEIFLKVIIPISRISVIGGVSLVILEVLNDYGVVKYFGIQTFSTAIFQTWFGLGDLDSSIKLAACLMGIVIFILVIEWVLRGGKKYSFSSTKLRPLPLVKLTGKKAALVSAYTLVIFTIAFLIPVLQLLDWVVLTFGKVPMEEVLTYTKNSIIVAGIAALLIIFFSLVIGNFSRITKHKFAKVLPKLTVLGYSIPGAVIAVAVVTTFIAIDRYLAPVYQFLGLDSELVLSVSLVMLISAYIIRFFAIGYNSIESGYTKIGTDFRDASRMLGVSSLRTFFKIDIPMMKGAIISGFILTFVDILKEIPLTLILRPFNYDTLATKAFQYASDEKIMEASQASLLIVGVSAIAIFIFNKLLGEGRE; encoded by the coding sequence ATGAATAGGCGAATGGCAAACGTGAATGGTTGGACGATTGGTGCAGTACTCATTATAACTTTACTGTTTGTTCCTAATTTTTCAATTGTTGGAGGCGTTTTTACACCCGCAAGTGAAAATTGGGGGCATATTCGCGAATTCATGCTTCTAAACTATATTAAGTCTTCGCTGACGCTTGTATTTTTCACGGCACTATTCACCGTTGCAATTGGCCTTAGCCTAGCTTGGCTTATTGCACAATATGATTTCCCACTTCGCAACTTCATGAAATGGTCACTCATCTTGCCTTTATCGATACCACCATTCATCGGTGCATATACGTATCATGGTATCCTTAATTATACGGGTATCGTTCAGAAGACGCTTCGAAATCACTTTGATGTAACGGTAAATCAAACCTATTTCGACATTATGAATGTCCCTGGTGCCATTTTCATTTATACGATATTCTTATATCCTTATGTTTATATGATTACAAGAATTTTCTTGTCCAATCAAGCCGCCTCTCTCGTTGAAAGTGCACGGACACTTGGGAAAGGTCCAATGGAAATTTTTTTGAAAGTCATTATTCCAATATCACGTATTTCTGTCATTGGTGGGGTTAGCCTAGTCATATTGGAAGTGTTAAATGACTATGGCGTAGTGAAGTATTTTGGCATTCAAACGTTCAGTACTGCAATTTTCCAAACGTGGTTCGGCTTAGGAGACTTGGATTCTTCCATCAAGCTTGCGGCTTGTCTGATGGGTATCGTCATTTTCATCCTCGTAATCGAGTGGGTTCTCCGCGGCGGAAAGAAATATAGCTTTTCATCAACAAAACTTAGACCGCTGCCTCTCGTCAAATTGACCGGAAAAAAGGCAGCATTGGTATCAGCGTATACACTAGTTATTTTTACGATCGCCTTTCTTATTCCAGTTCTTCAGTTGTTGGACTGGGTTGTTCTCACATTCGGCAAGGTTCCGATGGAGGAAGTGTTGACATACACGAAGAATTCGATCATTGTTGCGGGAATAGCCGCATTGCTTATCATCTTTTTCTCCCTCGTCATCGGAAATTTCAGCCGTATTACGAAGCATAAGTTTGCGAAAGTGCTGCCGAAATTAACGGTTCTTGGCTATTCCATTCCAGGTGCGGTCATCGCGGTGGCTGTTGTCACTACATTTATTGCTATTGATCGGTACCTAGCGCCTGTCTATCAATTTTTAGGTTTGGATTCTGAGCTCGTTTTAAGTGTCAGCCTTGTCATGCTGATTAGTGCATACATCATACGGTTTTTCGCGATCGGATATAATTCGATTGAATCGGGTTACACAAAAATCGGCACAGACTTTCGTGATGCCTCACGTATGCTAGGCGTAAGCAGCTTACGTACCTTTTTCAAAATCGATATTCCGATGATGAAAGGTGCCATTATAAGCGGGTTCATCCTTACGTTTGTCGATATTTTAAAAGAAATTCCATTGACGCTCATTTTACGACCGTTCAACTATGATACACTTGCAACCAAGGCGTTCCAATATGCCAGTGATGAAAAAATTATGGAAGCGTCACAAGCTTCCTTGCTAATAGTCGGTGTAAGTGCAATTGCAATATTTATTTTCAACAAATTGCTTGGAGAGGGGCGGGAATAA
- a CDS encoding Fe(3+) ABC transporter substrate-binding protein — translation MKKSLMLLLASLLLVLAACGNSTKQSSDAGDNENQKKNEKSEVNLYTSRHYDVDNELYKKFEDETGIKVNVIKGEADELIERIKREGTATKADLFLTADVGRLYRAKEQGLLQAVSSDILSKQIPEKFRDSDDMWVGLTKRARILVYNKDKVKPEELSTYEALTDDAWKGRFLVRSSESVYNQSLLASFIEINGEEKAKEWAQGIVNNMARSPEGGDRDQAKAIAAGIGDVAIMNTYYLGQMLNSQEPEEVKVAEQLGIFFPNQETTGTHVNISGAGVVKGSKNADNALKLLEFLTGEEAQFTFAEANYEYPVNEDVEPAELLKSWGEFKEQEIPLTALGENNAKAIMIFNEVGWK, via the coding sequence ATGAAGAAAAGTTTAATGCTCCTGCTTGCCTCTTTGCTACTCGTTCTCGCGGCATGTGGGAATAGTACGAAGCAAAGCAGCGACGCAGGAGATAACGAGAATCAAAAGAAAAACGAAAAATCCGAAGTGAATTTGTATACGAGCAGACATTATGACGTCGATAATGAGCTGTACAAAAAGTTTGAGGACGAAACTGGCATTAAAGTGAACGTCATTAAAGGTGAAGCTGATGAGTTGATCGAGCGTATAAAACGTGAAGGAACAGCTACGAAGGCCGATCTTTTCTTAACGGCGGATGTCGGCAGATTATACCGTGCAAAAGAGCAAGGGTTACTTCAAGCCGTGTCAAGTGACATTTTGTCGAAACAAATACCTGAAAAGTTCCGTGATTCTGATGATATGTGGGTAGGTTTGACCAAACGTGCACGCATTCTCGTATATAATAAAGATAAGGTGAAGCCCGAAGAGTTATCAACTTATGAAGCGCTCACAGACGATGCATGGAAAGGACGTTTTCTCGTCCGTTCATCCGAAAGCGTCTATAACCAATCTCTTTTAGCTTCTTTCATTGAAATCAACGGTGAAGAAAAAGCGAAAGAATGGGCACAAGGAATTGTGAACAATATGGCACGCAGTCCTGAGGGCGGGGACCGTGATCAAGCGAAGGCCATTGCTGCAGGCATTGGTGACGTTGCAATCATGAACACCTATTACTTAGGACAAATGCTGAACTCTCAAGAACCTGAAGAAGTAAAAGTAGCAGAACAGCTAGGCATTTTCTTCCCGAACCAGGAGACGACAGGCACTCATGTTAATATTAGCGGAGCTGGAGTCGTTAAAGGTTCGAAAAATGCGGACAATGCGTTGAAACTTCTTGAATTCCTAACGGGTGAAGAAGCACAATTTACTTTTGCAGAAGCAAACTATGAATATCCTGTAAACGAGGATGTCGAGCCAGCAGAACTTCTTAAATCTTGGGGTGAGTTCAAGGAACAAGAAATTCCACTCACAGCTCTTGGTGAAAATAATGCAAAAGCGATTATGATTTTTAACGAAGTAGGTTGGAAATAA
- a CDS encoding sensor histidine kinase, whose amino-acid sequence MRSLYGKFLSFTTGIMLTSTVIAFLVVNTYYHQQLKGQNDAKNMSIALTMADYIETEEPADLEKYFKTQAATGYKLFVVNENLKTTKYGAPFRVENLRTASVDQVLDGHPYHGMRDLKTETFMTGFFSDELANTVGVPFTYNGVTFALFMRPDIKLLFTEVHYLLGGMVVVMAIVSLLSMLIVAKKLIEPITKLTAAAKKVGDEKFTGSLDINRRDEIGQLAQSFQRMTEKLSENDRVRKEFISDVSHDFQSPLLNIKGYANLLMDSGLPERERKNYARVIQSETERLSSLTKQLLLLTSLDQLESPLKQMKFRLDEQLKEVIRKQRWLLEEKQMSLVMEVDEVEIVGDPAFLEKVWENLLSNALKYTGMGGEIEVRLTENADELKVIFRDNGAGIAEEHLRRLFDRFYRVDLSRTQQVEGTGLGLSIVHQIVKLHGGSVKVESEEEVGTTFTVTLPKL is encoded by the coding sequence ATGAGATCGCTTTATGGAAAATTCCTCTCCTTCACAACGGGCATTATGCTGACAAGTACCGTCATCGCATTTCTCGTAGTGAATACATATTATCATCAGCAATTGAAAGGGCAGAATGACGCAAAAAACATGAGTATCGCACTCACGATGGCCGACTACATTGAAACGGAGGAACCTGCCGATTTGGAAAAGTATTTCAAGACGCAGGCCGCAACCGGTTATAAATTGTTCGTCGTGAACGAGAATCTGAAAACAACTAAGTATGGAGCGCCATTCCGGGTGGAGAACTTGAGGACCGCTTCTGTGGATCAAGTGCTGGATGGCCACCCGTATCATGGAATGCGGGATTTAAAGACGGAGACGTTCATGACCGGTTTTTTCTCCGATGAACTTGCGAACACGGTAGGCGTTCCGTTTACATACAATGGGGTAACATTTGCCCTTTTCATGAGGCCTGATATTAAACTCCTGTTTACGGAAGTCCATTACCTATTAGGCGGCATGGTCGTCGTCATGGCGATTGTCAGTCTACTGTCAATGTTGATTGTAGCGAAGAAATTGATTGAACCGATTACAAAGCTGACCGCGGCTGCGAAAAAGGTCGGCGATGAAAAGTTCACGGGCTCACTTGATATTAATCGTCGGGATGAGATCGGCCAGCTCGCGCAAAGTTTTCAGCGGATGACGGAGAAACTAAGTGAAAATGACCGGGTGCGCAAGGAGTTCATCAGTGACGTGTCACATGATTTCCAATCTCCTTTGCTCAATATTAAAGGATATGCCAATTTGCTGATGGATAGCGGACTGCCTGAACGGGAGCGGAAAAACTATGCGAGAGTCATCCAATCCGAGACGGAGCGGCTTTCTTCATTGACAAAGCAGTTATTGCTGTTGACGTCACTCGACCAATTGGAGTCACCGTTGAAGCAAATGAAATTCCGTCTGGATGAGCAATTAAAAGAAGTCATCCGAAAACAAAGATGGCTTCTGGAAGAGAAACAGATGTCACTCGTCATGGAGGTGGATGAAGTGGAGATTGTAGGAGATCCTGCTTTCCTTGAAAAAGTATGGGAGAACCTACTCTCCAATGCGTTGAAATATACGGGGATGGGCGGCGAGATAGAGGTTCGCCTGACAGAAAATGCGGATGAATTGAAAGTTATCTTCCGGGACAATGGCGCCGGGATTGCAGAGGAACATTTGAGAAGGCTGTTTGACCGGTTTTACCGGGTAGACCTTTCCAGGACGCAGCAAGTCGAGGGGACAGGACTCGGACTCTCCATTGTCCATCAAATCGTGAAGCTCCACGGAGGCAGCGTTAAAGTTGAAAGTGAGGAAGAGGTCGGCACAACATTTACGGTCACACTTCCAAAATTGTAA
- a CDS encoding MMPL family transporter gives MLEGKLKGRRLWWSSIGIWLLMTILLSAFAPGSKENVIANKDSGLPTEAPSIVAAHELEKYFPNDGGIPLFAVFHKDSGLSDEEVFNFAEAIEALKEDKAFDEVDVIPLSKLQSEQRASFLSENEKTFFIPLALPQNLEGKDLNKLVQSIKESVGDQVAEGIELSWTGPAGIASDAVELFSQADIVLLLSTVGLILVLLLVIYRSPLLTLIPLVGAGIVYAVVDRVVGFTTAQGWFGVDSQALSIMTILLFAVVTDYSLLIFSRYREELKVHEDANVAMKETMRHVKEPIFFSGSTIVLGVATLFFALYEPYRNFAPVFAIAAGAMLIAGLTLLPALFAVIGRKAFWPVIPKYGDKTVEKKTVWGKVAAVVTKKPIQFMIPILLLLGLGAWNMTNMKESYDLIASFPEDLSSRVGYERLGKDFSEGSLAPGTLLFVSQNELGIEGLQAVIERIEEDPAITSVTTQGNPMSEDGKAAKFSITFAGNPYDEEAFDAVLKLREDSERVLKDANLSDTSMYISGETAVNADVRDINDRDTWIVMILMTVLITIMLGLQTRSIIAPVYMIGSILLSFAATVGLAYFLFEVFLDLEGLSYRIPLYAFVFLVALGVDYSIMLIARIREEMRELPFDDAVRKGVERTGGVISSAGLILAATFLVLATMPIYELKLFGFIMALGILIDTFIVRPLLIPAILILLGKWSFWPKKI, from the coding sequence GTGCTAGAAGGAAAATTAAAAGGCAGACGTCTTTGGTGGTCCTCCATAGGTATTTGGCTCCTGATGACAATTTTGCTATCCGCGTTTGCACCGGGCAGCAAGGAGAATGTCATTGCCAATAAGGACTCCGGCTTGCCTACAGAAGCACCATCCATCGTGGCAGCGCATGAGCTGGAAAAGTATTTTCCGAATGACGGCGGCATCCCGCTATTTGCAGTCTTCCATAAGGATAGCGGGTTATCGGATGAAGAGGTCTTCAACTTTGCGGAAGCTATTGAAGCTTTGAAAGAGGATAAAGCGTTTGACGAAGTGGATGTCATTCCTTTATCCAAACTGCAGTCTGAACAACGCGCATCTTTCCTATCGGAGAACGAGAAAACATTTTTCATTCCCCTAGCATTGCCGCAAAACCTTGAAGGAAAGGATTTGAACAAGTTAGTTCAATCCATTAAGGAATCTGTCGGCGATCAAGTAGCGGAAGGTATCGAACTGTCCTGGACGGGGCCGGCTGGAATCGCCTCGGATGCAGTTGAGCTATTCAGCCAAGCAGATATTGTCCTGTTGCTATCTACAGTAGGTCTGATTTTAGTCTTATTGTTAGTCATCTACCGGTCGCCACTATTAACGTTAATCCCTTTAGTGGGTGCAGGAATCGTTTACGCAGTAGTCGATCGAGTGGTCGGTTTTACGACTGCACAAGGCTGGTTCGGTGTGGACAGCCAAGCGCTGTCAATTATGACGATTCTTTTATTTGCGGTCGTTACGGATTACTCTTTGCTGATCTTCTCCCGCTATCGGGAGGAACTGAAAGTACATGAGGATGCAAATGTTGCGATGAAGGAAACGATGCGCCATGTCAAGGAGCCAATTTTCTTCAGCGGCAGCACGATTGTGTTGGGCGTAGCGACATTGTTTTTTGCCTTGTATGAGCCGTACCGTAATTTTGCACCGGTATTCGCCATTGCGGCAGGCGCAATGCTTATAGCAGGATTGACGTTATTGCCTGCATTGTTCGCGGTAATCGGCAGGAAGGCATTCTGGCCAGTCATCCCGAAATACGGTGATAAGACAGTAGAGAAGAAAACGGTTTGGGGAAAAGTGGCGGCTGTCGTCACAAAAAAGCCGATCCAATTCATGATTCCGATTTTATTATTACTTGGGCTGGGTGCATGGAATATGACGAATATGAAAGAGTCATATGATTTGATTGCATCATTTCCGGAAGATCTTTCATCCAGGGTTGGTTATGAGCGGTTAGGAAAGGACTTTTCAGAAGGAAGCCTGGCTCCGGGAACGTTGTTATTCGTATCTCAAAACGAATTAGGCATTGAAGGGCTGCAGGCGGTGATTGAACGAATTGAAGAGGATCCTGCCATCACCAGTGTCACAACGCAAGGCAATCCTATGAGCGAAGATGGGAAAGCGGCAAAATTCTCCATCACATTTGCAGGTAATCCTTATGATGAGGAAGCGTTCGATGCGGTCTTAAAGCTCCGGGAAGACAGCGAAAGGGTCTTGAAGGATGCGAACCTATCCGACACATCTATGTATATTTCCGGTGAGACGGCGGTCAATGCCGATGTACGGGATATCAATGATCGGGATACGTGGATTGTTATGATTTTAATGACCGTTTTGATAACGATAATGCTAGGCTTACAAACGAGGTCTATCATTGCTCCGGTTTACATGATTGGTAGCATATTGCTATCATTTGCAGCTACAGTGGGCTTGGCGTACTTCTTATTCGAAGTGTTTTTGGACCTGGAAGGGCTTAGCTACCGGATTCCGCTCTACGCATTTGTCTTCCTTGTTGCACTTGGCGTCGATTATTCCATCATGCTGATTGCAAGGATTCGGGAAGAGATGAGAGAGCTGCCTTTTGACGATGCGGTGCGAAAAGGAGTAGAGCGGACCGGCGGAGTCATTAGTTCGGCAGGATTAATTTTGGCGGCAACATTCCTCGTACTTGCGACAATGCCGATTTATGAATTGAAGCTATTCGGTTTCATCATGGCGCTTGGAATACTAATCGACACGTTCATCGTCCGGCCATTGCTCATTCCTGCTATATTAATTTTGCTTGGCAAATGGAGTTTTTGGCCGAAGAAGATATGA
- the queD gene encoding 6-carboxytetrahydropterin synthase QueD: MMQQFYPQIHHDYRFELNKDMHFSAAHFIPNEDAGKCQVMHGHTYFINVTIGGNELDPLGFLIDFKQLKDLIHKKYDHSVLNDHPEFQHTFPTTERLAEQIWKSIQDVLRTRDNRPVCLQVIVRETPTSYVAYRPSREDLL; this comes from the coding sequence ATGATGCAGCAATTTTATCCGCAAATACATCATGACTATCGATTTGAATTAAATAAAGACATGCATTTTTCGGCTGCGCATTTCATTCCCAATGAAGATGCAGGAAAATGCCAAGTGATGCATGGACACACGTATTTCATTAATGTCACCATCGGAGGAAATGAGCTGGACCCACTCGGTTTTTTGATAGATTTCAAGCAACTGAAAGATCTCATTCATAAAAAATATGATCATTCCGTATTGAACGATCATCCTGAGTTCCAACATACCTTTCCGACAACTGAACGATTAGCAGAACAAATTTGGAAGTCCATTCAAGATGTTCTTCGTACACGAGACAATCGTCCTGTGTGCCTCCAAGTGATCGTTCGGGAAACGCCGACGAGCTATGTTGCCTATCGTCCGTCACGGGAGGATTTACTATGA
- the queE gene encoding 7-carboxy-7-deazaguanine synthase QueE, translating into MKIPVMEVFGPTIQGEGMVIGQKTMFVRTAGCDYSCAWCDSSFTWDGTGKSVSKRPQEIIEELKAIGGQSFSHVTISGGNPALHKGIGELVDLCHAEGWKVAVETQATFWQDWLLRIDDITLSPKPPSSKMITDFGKLDRFMEKLTDANASLKIVVFDETDFKFAEEVHLRYPSFPFYVQVGNDDTTTTDDAYLVSNLLKRFEWLIDLAVASPIMNEVKVLPQLHALVWGNKRGV; encoded by the coding sequence ATGAAAATCCCCGTAATGGAAGTGTTTGGACCGACAATCCAAGGTGAAGGAATGGTCATCGGTCAAAAAACGATGTTTGTCCGGACGGCGGGCTGCGATTATTCTTGTGCTTGGTGCGATTCCAGTTTTACATGGGACGGTACTGGCAAAAGCGTTTCGAAACGCCCCCAGGAAATTATTGAGGAACTGAAAGCAATCGGTGGCCAATCCTTTTCTCATGTAACGATTTCGGGTGGAAATCCAGCCTTGCACAAAGGAATCGGAGAATTAGTCGATCTCTGCCATGCAGAAGGTTGGAAAGTTGCAGTCGAAACGCAAGCTACATTTTGGCAAGATTGGTTGTTGAGAATCGATGATATCACGCTCTCACCAAAACCACCTAGTTCAAAAATGATAACGGATTTCGGCAAACTGGATCGTTTCATGGAGAAGTTGACAGATGCAAACGCAAGTCTGAAAATCGTCGTCTTTGATGAAACAGATTTCAAATTTGCGGAAGAAGTCCATCTTCGATACCCGTCATTCCCTTTCTATGTACAAGTGGGTAACGATGATACGACAACAACAGATGATGCCTATCTGGTATCCAACTTATTGAAACGGTTTGAATGGCTTATTGATTTGGCTGTCGCTTCCCCAATTATGAACGAAGTGAAGGTGCTGCCACAATTGCATGCCCTTGTATGGGGTAATAAGAGAGGCGTTTAG
- a CDS encoding response regulator transcription factor, with the protein MKILVVDDDPNILELVNIHLSQAGYEVIKAANGAQALEMLEEQLPDLAVVDVMMPGMDGFELTKRLRAEADIPVLLLTAKGALEDKEKGFLAGSDDYVVKPFEPKELLFRINAILRRYDKAVDVLIQAGPLKINRQSYEVSVGRKVLLLPLKEFELLSVLASKPNQVLERDFLIERVWGFDYEGDEQTLNVHVKRLRDKLEGLPEGIHITTVRGVGYKLEVSGT; encoded by the coding sequence ATGAAAATACTCGTGGTGGATGACGATCCGAATATATTGGAGTTGGTGAATATCCATCTATCCCAGGCGGGGTATGAAGTGATCAAGGCGGCCAACGGGGCACAGGCACTTGAGATGTTGGAGGAACAGCTTCCCGACTTGGCGGTTGTCGATGTAATGATGCCCGGGATGGATGGGTTTGAATTAACGAAGAGACTGCGGGCGGAAGCGGATATCCCGGTATTGCTGCTGACAGCTAAGGGTGCACTAGAAGATAAAGAGAAAGGGTTTTTGGCAGGGTCCGACGATTATGTCGTCAAACCGTTTGAGCCTAAAGAGCTTTTGTTCAGAATCAATGCCATCTTACGGAGATATGACAAGGCTGTCGATGTCCTCATACAGGCAGGTCCGCTTAAGATCAACAGGCAAAGCTATGAAGTGTCGGTCGGGAGAAAAGTACTGTTACTGCCATTGAAGGAGTTTGAGCTGCTATCAGTTCTTGCTTCCAAACCAAATCAGGTGCTTGAGCGTGATTTCCTTATCGAACGCGTGTGGGGCTTCGATTATGAAGGGGATGAGCAGACGCTGAACGTTCATGTCAAACGGCTTCGCGACAAACTGGAAGGGCTGCCGGAGGGCATTCACATAACGACGGTCCGTGGAGTCGGTTATAAGCTCGAGGTGTCCGGTACATGA
- the queC gene encoding 7-cyano-7-deazaguanine synthase QueC, translating to MKNEKAVVVFSGGQDSTTCLFWALENFREVATVTFDYGQRHSEEIECARNIAEELGVSFKVLDMNLINQLSANALTRDDIEVTEVDGELPSTFVPGRNHLFLSFAAVYADAIGARHLITGVSETDFSGYPDCRDNFIKSLNVTLNLAMDGRFVIHTPLMWLDKSEVWELADELGALDFVQEKTLTCYNGVPSSGCGECPACVLRNEGLAAYQARKIAGAAK from the coding sequence ATGAAAAATGAAAAAGCAGTGGTCGTCTTCAGCGGCGGTCAAGACAGTACGACGTGCCTGTTTTGGGCATTGGAAAATTTCCGGGAAGTCGCAACGGTGACGTTCGACTACGGACAACGGCATTCGGAGGAAATCGAATGCGCCCGAAACATTGCAGAAGAACTTGGCGTGTCATTCAAAGTGCTGGACATGAATTTGATCAATCAACTATCAGCCAATGCGCTGACAAGAGATGACATCGAAGTGACGGAAGTGGATGGCGAATTGCCGTCAACGTTCGTACCTGGAAGAAATCATCTGTTTCTATCCTTTGCGGCGGTTTACGCCGATGCCATTGGCGCACGGCACTTGATCACCGGTGTGAGTGAAACGGACTTCAGCGGTTATCCTGATTGCCGCGACAATTTTATTAAATCATTAAACGTGACGTTGAATTTAGCCATGGATGGACGCTTTGTCATCCATACTCCGTTAATGTGGCTTGATAAATCCGAAGTATGGGAGCTGGCCGACGAACTTGGCGCACTCGATTTTGTGCAGGAGAAAACACTCACGTGCTACAACGGCGTTCCAAGCTCAGGTTGCGGAGAATGCCCTGCGTGTGTGCTGCGCAATGAAGGACTTGCTGCGTATCAAGCTCGAAAGATTGCAGGTGCCGCTAAATGA
- a CDS encoding YihY/virulence factor BrkB family protein → MIVRNVVMRFFKERFFDQAAQTAYYLLLSMFPFLIFLFSLLSYLPVDEEMFLAFLRPFAPSEAYVIIEQNVRAIIFKVQGNVLYTSLAVAFWLSSVAVQSLARSLDQAYGYVRKYPFWKVLIRDLGVTLLFMLILSLSLFLPLIERALHEVVTYYDTVEQWRGWQTVWPMVKWGIGTLFLFLFFLLFYKVVPTGRMRVKEVVPGAIFSAIGWQLFSLFFGSYVANVDYTRLYGQLSGIILLVLWFYLTAVILMVSGLLNAELRAFLKGKGR, encoded by the coding sequence GTGATTGTACGCAATGTGGTAATGAGATTTTTCAAAGAGCGTTTTTTCGATCAGGCTGCGCAGACGGCATATTATTTATTATTATCGATGTTTCCTTTTCTCATATTCCTGTTTTCCTTACTTAGTTATTTGCCGGTAGATGAGGAGATGTTTTTAGCATTTCTTCGACCATTTGCACCGAGTGAGGCGTATGTAATCATTGAGCAGAATGTGCGGGCGATTATTTTCAAAGTGCAGGGCAATGTTTTGTACACGAGCTTAGCGGTCGCTTTTTGGCTGTCATCGGTTGCTGTACAATCGTTGGCGCGCTCGTTGGATCAGGCGTATGGGTATGTCAGGAAATATCCTTTTTGGAAAGTGTTAATCAGGGATTTAGGTGTGACGTTATTATTCATGCTAATCCTATCCTTATCGCTGTTTCTTCCGTTAATTGAAAGGGCATTGCATGAAGTGGTGACATATTACGATACGGTCGAGCAATGGCGCGGATGGCAAACTGTGTGGCCGATGGTGAAGTGGGGCATTGGAACGCTTTTCTTATTCCTGTTTTTCCTATTGTTTTACAAAGTAGTTCCTACCGGTAGAATGAGAGTGAAGGAAGTTGTCCCGGGTGCGATATTTTCTGCTATCGGTTGGCAGCTGTTCTCGCTCTTTTTCGGAAGCTATGTGGCAAATGTCGATTATACAAGGCTATATGGACAGTTGTCCGGAATAATTCTGCTCGTCCTATGGTTTTATTTGACGGCAGTCATTCTGATGGTTTCAGGGCTGCTCAATGCAGAATTGCGGGCATTTTTGAAAGGGAAGGGAAGATAA